From Kineosporia succinea, the proteins below share one genomic window:
- a CDS encoding putative bifunctional diguanylate cyclase/phosphodiesterase translates to MTIGGSSVAGPLRIPRITPLGVYIAAVVTVAAPVLVLSLTALLLHPTEFGVDRLVIIFLVLGIIVGELISIEVVLEDSRSYLMTLSTTFIVALIFAAPPGLVILAQSIPLVIDDLKQGRHWSRPVFNLAQYVLAVAAGRWIFCLLAGQAFFVPESFDRDDVAPAIVASGVYFLVNNGLVVLVVALASRRFDPAGLWGDVRQNVTTWGPMVAMAPICLAVTNFSLWLVPLVLMPVIAVHQISKLALEHRRSAEHDALTGLPNRAFFLQKLDHELAEEPPDRAVIGVMFIDLDHFKEINDTLGHEAGDALICDIGRRLRSAVDDDVTVARLGGDEFAVLTRLSPLEPLPQAVALAERLSGTLDEPVSVAGIRLEVRASVGIALAPQHAHGSADLLAKADIAMYLAKGNGGGVAVYDPTKDENTTERLLLLTQLHDALARDQLTVYYQPKCDVRSGRVVGAEALVRWRHPSRGLLGADQFIPLAESTELITQLTLVVLEQAVAQARVWLDQGRRLGVAVNLSVRHLADVRLPEQVDALLRRHRVPPALLTLEVTENTVMTDPHRAVAVLAMLRAAGVRIAIDDYGTGYSSLAYLKRLSVDELKIDRSFIIGMTSDDNDQIIVRSTIDLGHNLGLQVVAEGVEDAASWRHLQVLGCDVIQGFTVQAPLAADEFDTWITAWEANGRLDAIGDLATVRPVELEVLRPIVARQEKPA, encoded by the coding sequence ATGACCATCGGTGGATCCAGTGTGGCCGGCCCGCTCCGGATCCCCCGGATCACGCCGCTGGGCGTCTACATCGCCGCCGTCGTCACGGTGGCCGCGCCCGTCCTCGTCCTGAGCCTGACGGCGCTGCTGCTGCACCCGACCGAGTTCGGCGTCGACCGTCTGGTGATCATCTTCCTGGTGCTCGGGATCATCGTCGGTGAGCTGATCTCGATCGAGGTGGTGCTCGAGGACAGCCGCTCGTACCTGATGACGCTCTCGACCACGTTCATCGTCGCGCTGATCTTCGCCGCCCCGCCCGGCCTGGTGATCCTCGCCCAGAGCATCCCGCTGGTGATCGACGACCTGAAGCAGGGCCGGCACTGGTCGCGGCCCGTGTTCAACCTGGCCCAGTACGTGCTGGCCGTCGCCGCCGGGCGCTGGATCTTCTGCCTGCTGGCCGGTCAGGCGTTCTTCGTGCCGGAGAGCTTCGACCGGGACGACGTGGCCCCCGCCATCGTCGCCTCGGGCGTGTACTTCCTCGTCAACAACGGCCTGGTGGTGCTCGTGGTGGCGCTCGCCAGCCGGCGGTTCGACCCGGCCGGCCTGTGGGGCGACGTGCGGCAGAACGTCACCACCTGGGGCCCGATGGTGGCCATGGCCCCGATCTGCCTGGCCGTCACCAACTTCTCGCTCTGGCTCGTGCCGCTGGTGCTGATGCCGGTGATCGCCGTGCACCAGATCTCGAAACTGGCCCTGGAGCACCGCCGCAGCGCCGAGCACGACGCGCTCACCGGCCTGCCCAACCGCGCGTTCTTCCTGCAGAAACTCGACCACGAGCTGGCGGAGGAGCCGCCCGACCGGGCCGTGATCGGGGTGATGTTCATCGACCTCGACCACTTCAAGGAGATCAACGACACCCTGGGGCACGAGGCCGGGGACGCGCTGATCTGCGACATCGGCCGGCGCCTGCGCTCGGCCGTGGACGATGACGTGACGGTCGCCCGGCTCGGCGGCGACGAGTTCGCCGTGCTCACCCGGCTGAGCCCGCTCGAGCCGCTGCCGCAGGCCGTGGCCCTGGCCGAGCGGCTCAGCGGCACGCTCGACGAGCCGGTGAGCGTGGCCGGCATCCGGCTGGAGGTGCGGGCCAGCGTCGGCATCGCCCTGGCCCCGCAGCACGCCCACGGCAGCGCCGACCTGCTGGCCAAGGCCGACATCGCGATGTACCTGGCCAAGGGCAACGGCGGCGGAGTGGCCGTCTACGACCCGACGAAGGACGAGAACACCACCGAGCGGCTGCTCCTGCTCACCCAGCTGCACGACGCCCTGGCTCGCGACCAGCTCACGGTCTACTACCAGCCGAAGTGCGACGTGCGTTCCGGCCGGGTGGTGGGGGCCGAGGCCCTGGTGCGCTGGCGGCACCCCTCGCGGGGCCTGCTCGGGGCCGACCAGTTCATCCCGCTGGCCGAGAGCACCGAACTGATCACCCAGCTCACCCTGGTGGTGCTGGAGCAGGCCGTGGCGCAGGCCCGGGTCTGGCTCGACCAGGGGCGTCGCCTCGGGGTCGCGGTGAACCTGTCGGTGCGGCACCTGGCCGACGTGCGGCTGCCCGAGCAGGTCGACGCGCTGCTGCGGCGCCACCGGGTGCCCCCGGCCCTGCTCACCCTCGAGGTCACCGAGAACACCGTGATGACCGACCCGCACCGGGCCGTCGCGGTGCTGGCCATGCTCCGGGCCGCGGGGGTGCGGATCGCGATCGACGACTACGGCACCGGGTACTCCTCGCTGGCCTACCTCAAGCGCCTCTCGGTGGACGAGCTGAAGATCGACCGCAGCTTCATCATCGGCATGACCAGCGACGACAACGACCAGATCATCGTGCGCTCGACCATCGACCTGGGCCACAACCTGGGCCTGCAGGTGGTGGCGGAAGGTGTGGAGGACGCCGCGAGCTGGCGCCATCTGCAGGTGCTGGGTTGCGACGTGATCCAGGGCTTCACCGTGCAGGCACCGCTGGCCGCGGACGAGTTCGACACCTGGATCACGGCCTGGGAGGCGAACGGGCGGCTGGACGCGATCGGTGACCTGGCCACGGTGCGCCCGGTGGAGCTGGAGGTCCTGCGCCCGATCGTGGCCCGCCAGGAGAAGCCCGCGTGA
- a CDS encoding metal ABC transporter permease yields the protein MSWDKIFNFTDYSELLPLVHNSLLAGLILGIVGGLISTFVVMRDLPFAVHGISELSFAGASGFLLLGLNVVAGSLVGSLAAAILIGLLGVRARDRNSWIGVLMPFGLGLGVLFLALYEGRAANKFGLLTGQIVAIDTPALSWLAVISVIVAVGMLLMWRPLSFASTDPEVALARGIPLGPLSLGFMVLLGLVVAMSVQVVGALLVLSIVVTPGAAAVRLASTTAGATVLSILFATTSMIGGILLALGSSVPISPYVTTISFAIYLACRLLATLRERAPAL from the coding sequence GTGAGCTGGGACAAGATCTTCAACTTCACCGACTACAGCGAACTGCTGCCGCTGGTGCACAACTCGCTGCTGGCCGGGCTCATCCTCGGCATCGTGGGCGGCCTGATCAGCACCTTCGTGGTGATGCGGGACCTGCCGTTCGCGGTGCACGGCATCAGCGAGCTCTCGTTCGCCGGGGCCTCCGGCTTCCTGCTGCTGGGCCTGAACGTGGTCGCCGGCTCGCTGGTCGGCTCACTCGCGGCCGCGATCCTGATCGGCCTGCTCGGCGTGCGCGCCCGCGACCGCAACTCCTGGATCGGGGTGCTGATGCCGTTCGGGCTCGGCCTCGGCGTGCTCTTCCTGGCGCTCTACGAAGGCCGCGCGGCGAACAAGTTCGGCCTGCTCACCGGCCAGATCGTGGCCATCGACACGCCGGCCCTGAGCTGGCTGGCGGTGATCTCGGTGATCGTCGCCGTGGGAATGCTGCTGATGTGGCGCCCGCTCTCGTTCGCCAGCACCGACCCGGAGGTCGCCCTGGCCCGGGGCATCCCGCTCGGCCCGCTGTCGCTCGGCTTCATGGTGCTGCTGGGCCTGGTCGTGGCGATGTCGGTGCAGGTGGTCGGGGCCCTGCTGGTGCTGAGCATCGTGGTCACCCCGGGCGCCGCGGCGGTGCGGCTGGCGTCCACCACCGCCGGGGCCACCGTGCTGAGCATCCTCTTCGCCACCACCTCGATGATCGGCGGCATCCTGCTGGCCCTCGGGAGCAGCGTGCCAATCAGCCCCTACGTCACCACCATCTCGTTCGCCATCTACCTGGCCTGCCGGTTGCTGGCGACACTGCGGGAACGCGCCCCCGCACTCTGA